In Nocardia yunnanensis, one DNA window encodes the following:
- a CDS encoding CoA-acylating methylmalonate-semialdehyde dehydrogenase produces the protein MQTIGHWLDGKPFTGSSAATAPVTNPATGVVTGQVALASAEDVRTVIDAAVAAFPAWRDASLARRTQVLFRFRELLNERKEELAALITAEHGKVIADAIGEVTRGLEVVEFACGIPHLLKGGYTENASTKVDIFSVRQALGPVAIISPFNFPAMVPMWFFPVALAAGNTVVLKPSEKDPSPSLWLAELWQEAGLPDGVFNVVQGDKTAVDELLTNPAIKAVSFVGSTPIAKYVYEHATAAGKRVQALGGAKNHMVVLPDADLDLAADAAVNAGFGSAGERCMAISALVAVGDIADDLVSRITQRAKTIRTGDGTRGADMGPLVTRAHRDKVADYIQAGESAGATVVLDGRAIDADGAADGFWLGPTVLDHVTPDMTVYTDEIFGPVLSVVRVDSYDEAMALINANPYGNGTALFTNDGGAARRFHNEVEVGMVGINVPIPVPMAYYSFGGWKNSLFGDSHAHGTDGVHFFTRTKAVTTRWLDPSHGGLNLGFPQNH, from the coding sequence ATGCAGACCATCGGACACTGGCTCGACGGGAAACCCTTCACCGGTTCCAGCGCCGCCACCGCGCCCGTCACCAATCCCGCCACCGGCGTGGTGACCGGACAGGTCGCCCTCGCCTCCGCCGAAGACGTGCGCACGGTCATCGACGCCGCCGTCGCCGCCTTCCCGGCGTGGCGCGACGCCTCCCTGGCGCGGCGCACCCAGGTGCTGTTCCGGTTCCGCGAGCTGCTCAACGAACGCAAGGAGGAGCTGGCCGCGCTCATCACCGCCGAGCACGGCAAGGTGATCGCCGACGCGATCGGCGAGGTGACCCGCGGCCTGGAGGTGGTGGAATTCGCTTGCGGCATACCGCATCTGCTCAAGGGCGGCTACACCGAGAACGCCTCCACCAAGGTCGACATCTTCTCGGTCCGCCAGGCGCTGGGCCCGGTGGCGATCATCTCGCCGTTCAATTTCCCGGCCATGGTGCCCATGTGGTTCTTCCCCGTCGCCCTCGCCGCCGGCAATACGGTCGTGCTCAAGCCGAGCGAGAAGGATCCCTCGCCGTCGCTGTGGCTGGCCGAACTGTGGCAGGAGGCCGGACTGCCCGACGGGGTGTTCAACGTGGTGCAGGGCGACAAGACCGCGGTGGACGAACTGCTGACCAATCCGGCGATCAAGGCGGTGTCGTTCGTCGGCTCGACCCCCATCGCCAAGTACGTCTACGAGCACGCCACCGCGGCCGGCAAGCGGGTGCAGGCGCTCGGCGGCGCGAAGAATCACATGGTGGTGCTGCCCGACGCGGACCTGGACCTGGCCGCCGACGCCGCCGTCAACGCGGGCTTCGGCTCGGCGGGCGAACGCTGCATGGCCATCAGCGCACTGGTGGCGGTGGGTGACATCGCCGACGATCTGGTGTCTCGGATCACGCAGCGCGCCAAGACGATTCGCACCGGCGACGGCACCCGCGGCGCCGATATGGGCCCGCTGGTCACCCGGGCGCATCGCGACAAGGTGGCGGACTACATTCAGGCGGGCGAATCCGCCGGTGCGACAGTCGTTCTCGACGGCCGCGCGATCGACGCCGACGGCGCGGCGGACGGATTCTGGCTCGGTCCGACCGTTCTCGACCACGTCACCCCCGACATGACCGTCTACACCGACGAGATCTTCGGCCCGGTCCTGTCGGTGGTGCGGGTGGACAGCTACGACGAGGCGATGGCGCTGATCAACGCCAACCCCTACGGCAACGGCACCGCCCTGTTCACCAACGACGGCGGCGCGGCGCGGCGCTTCCACAACGAGGTGGAGGTCGGCATGGTCGGCATCAACGTCCCGATCCCGGTGCCCATGGCCTACTACAGTTTCGGGGGCTGGAAGAACTCCCTGTTCGGCGACTCCCACGCGCACGGCACCGACGGCGTGCACTTCTTCACCCGCACCAAGGCCGTCACCACCCGCTGGCTGGACCCCAGCCACGGTGGCCTGAACCTCGGTTTCCCCCAGAACCACTGA
- a CDS encoding aspartate aminotransferase family protein, producing MTLPNGWTPEAAREKAARAYELDRKHIFHSWSAQKSLNPMVITAAQGSYVWDGDGNRLLDFSSQMVNTNIGHQHPKVVAAIQRQAATLCTIGPAFVNDARSEAARLIAERTPGALDRVFFTNGGADAVEHAVRMARLHTGRSKVLARYRSYHGGTDTAVNLTGDPRRWPNDHGTAGVVHFFGPFLYRSQFHATTEAEESERALQHLEQTIVFEGPSTIAAIILESVPGTAGIMVPPPGYLAGVRELCDRYGIVFIADEVMAGFGRTGKWFAIEHGGDVVPDLITFAKGVNSGYVPLGGVAIAPHIAATFDDRPYPGGLTYSGHPLATAAAVATITAMAEEGIVENAAEMGEGVLGPGLRELADRHPCVGEVRGVGVFWALELVRDRATREPLAPYGGSSPAMTEAVAAAKAAGLLLFVNFNRLHVVPPCTISEAEAKEGLAILDHALTVADGHTV from the coding sequence ATGACCCTGCCCAATGGTTGGACCCCGGAGGCGGCACGCGAAAAGGCCGCTCGCGCCTATGAATTGGACCGCAAGCACATCTTCCACTCCTGGTCGGCCCAGAAGTCGCTGAACCCCATGGTGATCACCGCCGCCCAGGGCAGCTACGTGTGGGACGGCGACGGCAACCGGCTGCTGGACTTCTCCTCGCAGATGGTGAACACCAATATCGGACACCAGCATCCGAAGGTGGTGGCCGCCATCCAGCGGCAGGCGGCCACGCTGTGCACCATCGGCCCGGCCTTCGTCAACGACGCCCGCTCCGAGGCCGCCCGGCTGATCGCCGAACGCACCCCCGGCGCGCTGGATCGCGTCTTCTTCACCAATGGCGGCGCGGACGCCGTCGAGCACGCGGTACGCATGGCGCGACTGCACACCGGGCGCTCGAAAGTGCTGGCGCGCTACCGGTCCTATCACGGCGGCACCGACACCGCGGTCAACCTGACCGGCGACCCGCGCCGCTGGCCCAACGACCATGGCACCGCCGGAGTCGTGCACTTCTTCGGGCCGTTCCTGTACCGCTCGCAATTTCACGCCACCACCGAGGCCGAGGAGTCCGAGCGGGCGCTGCAGCATCTCGAGCAGACCATCGTGTTCGAGGGGCCCAGCACGATCGCGGCCATCATCCTGGAGTCGGTGCCGGGCACGGCCGGAATCATGGTGCCGCCGCCCGGTTATCTGGCCGGGGTGCGGGAACTGTGCGACCGCTACGGCATCGTGTTCATCGCCGACGAGGTGATGGCCGGATTCGGCCGCACCGGCAAATGGTTCGCCATCGAGCACGGCGGCGACGTGGTGCCGGATCTGATCACCTTCGCCAAGGGCGTGAACTCCGGATACGTGCCGCTGGGCGGGGTCGCCATCGCCCCGCACATCGCCGCCACCTTCGACGATCGGCCGTATCCGGGTGGGCTCACCTACTCCGGGCATCCGCTGGCCACCGCGGCCGCCGTCGCCACCATCACCGCGATGGCCGAGGAGGGCATCGTCGAGAACGCCGCCGAGATGGGCGAAGGCGTCCTCGGCCCGGGTCTGCGGGAATTGGCCGATCGGCACCCGTGTGTCGGCGAGGTGCGCGGCGTCGGGGTGTTCTGGGCGCTGGAACTGGTCCGCGATCGCGCCACCCGAGAACCGTTGGCCCCCTATGGCGGCAGCAGCCCCGCCATGACCGAGGCGGTCGCCGCCGCCAAGGCCGCCGGACTGCTGCTGTTCGTGAATTTCAATCGCCTGCACGTGGTTCCGCCCTGCACCATCTCCGAGGCGGAGGCCAAGGAGGGGCTCGCCATCCTCGATCACGCGCTGACCGTCGCCGACGGGCATACGGTGTGA
- a CDS encoding gamma-aminobutyraldehyde dehydrogenase → MTVTEPLQYIGGARRSGSGAPLTILAPATGAEIATGAGANAADVETAVAAAQDAFPGWAAHTPGARSDLMHEWARVLRSRAAEFAALESRNAGKPIRLTTEFDVPGTIDNTAFFAGAARHLEGKASAEYSGDHTSSIRREPLGVIGSIAPWNYPLQMAAWKILPAVAAGNTVVLKPSELTPLTSLLFAETADAAGLPPGVVNVLTGTGADAGQHLVEHPAVAMVSFTGSTAVGRQVAATAAGAVKRVHLELGGKAPFVVFDDADLEAAARGAVAGALINAGQDCTAATRAYVQRPLFEEFVGRVAALMDRVRLGPVDDPETDMGSLISRSHRDKVAAMVERARESGAKIVRGGRIPEHVPESGAFYEPTLITGAAQDSEIVQQEIFGPVLVVLPFDTDDEALALANDTPYGLAASAWSRDVFRTQRASREIRAGCVWINDHIPIVSEMPHGGYKSSGFGKDMSAYAFEEYTNIKHVMSDITGAARKLWHEVVFRAE, encoded by the coding sequence GTGACGGTGACCGAGCCTCTGCAATACATCGGCGGCGCACGGCGTTCCGGCTCCGGTGCGCCGCTGACGATCCTGGCCCCGGCCACCGGCGCCGAGATCGCGACCGGTGCGGGTGCGAACGCCGCCGATGTCGAGACCGCGGTTGCCGCGGCCCAGGACGCCTTTCCCGGCTGGGCCGCGCACACCCCCGGCGCCCGCTCGGACCTCATGCACGAGTGGGCACGGGTGCTGCGCTCGCGCGCCGCCGAGTTCGCCGCGCTCGAAAGCCGCAACGCGGGCAAGCCGATTCGGCTCACGACCGAATTCGATGTGCCCGGCACCATCGACAACACCGCCTTCTTCGCCGGTGCCGCACGGCATCTGGAAGGCAAAGCGTCGGCCGAGTACTCCGGCGACCACACCTCCTCGATCCGCCGCGAGCCGCTGGGTGTGATCGGGTCCATCGCGCCGTGGAACTATCCGCTGCAGATGGCGGCGTGGAAGATCCTGCCCGCTGTCGCGGCCGGAAACACGGTGGTGCTCAAGCCATCCGAGCTGACCCCGCTGACCTCGCTGCTGTTCGCGGAGACCGCCGACGCGGCCGGGCTACCACCGGGCGTCGTCAATGTCCTCACCGGCACCGGCGCGGACGCCGGACAGCATCTGGTGGAACACCCTGCGGTGGCGATGGTTTCGTTCACCGGCTCCACCGCCGTCGGCCGGCAGGTGGCCGCGACCGCCGCCGGCGCGGTCAAACGCGTGCACCTCGAACTCGGCGGCAAGGCGCCGTTCGTGGTGTTCGACGACGCCGATCTCGAGGCCGCCGCCCGCGGCGCGGTCGCGGGCGCCCTGATCAACGCCGGCCAGGATTGCACCGCCGCCACCCGCGCCTATGTGCAGCGCCCGCTGTTCGAGGAATTCGTCGGCCGGGTCGCCGCGCTGATGGACCGAGTCCGGCTGGGTCCCGTCGACGACCCGGAAACCGATATGGGATCACTGATTTCGCGATCCCACCGGGACAAAGTCGCGGCCATGGTGGAACGTGCCCGCGAATCCGGAGCGAAAATCGTACGCGGCGGCCGAATTCCGGAACACGTCCCCGAATCCGGCGCCTTTTACGAGCCCACCCTGATCACCGGTGCGGCGCAGGACTCGGAGATCGTGCAGCAGGAGATATTCGGCCCGGTGCTGGTGGTCCTGCCCTTCGACACCGACGACGAGGCCCTCGCGCTGGCCAACGACACCCCCTATGGCCTGGCCGCCTCCGCGTGGTCACGGGATGTGTTCCGCACCCAGCGCGCGAGCCGCGAGATTCGCGCCGGATGCGTCTGGATCAACGACCACATTCCGATTGTCAGCGAAATGCCGCACGGCGGGTACAAGTCCTCCGGTTTCGGAAAGGACATGTCGGCCTACGCATTCGAGGAGTACACGAATATCAAGCACGTCATGTCGGATATCACCGGGGCCGCCCGCAAACTTTGGCACGAGGTGGTCTTCCGCGCCGAGTAA
- a CDS encoding NAD(P)/FAD-dependent oxidoreductase has translation MSAKGSKLWASALADAAPTPYWTDRPERPAPTDPLTTATTADLAVIGGGYSGLWTALLAKERDPGTDVVLLESGLCGHAASGRNGGFCSASLTHGLANGMERFPDEIAELERLGRGNLDDIEKAILRYGIDCDFARTGEMEVATAPHEVDWLRESHDAAESLGYRTELLNAAQVRNLVHSPTYLGGWWDRDGVAMLDPARLAWGLRRACVESGVRIYEGTPVQRISKSCGTLTLHTPHGEVRAPRVALCTSAFAGPVPKVSRHVVPVYDYALMTEPLTARQLDSIGWHTRMGLGDASYRFHYYRLTSDNRILFGGYDAIYHFGNRIAPTLESNEATFETLARHFFQTFPQLDGLRFTHRWGGVIDTCGRFCAFFGSAYKGKLVYAAGYTGLGVGATRFGAEVMLDRLWGLDTERTRLRMVRSRPLPLPPEPLRSAGIHLTRWSLARADARQGRRNLWLKTLDYTGLGFDS, from the coding sequence ATGTCGGCCAAAGGAAGCAAACTGTGGGCGTCGGCTCTCGCGGATGCGGCGCCGACGCCTTACTGGACGGACCGGCCCGAACGCCCGGCCCCCACCGACCCGCTCACCACCGCCACCACCGCGGATCTGGCCGTCATCGGCGGCGGCTACAGCGGACTGTGGACGGCGCTGCTGGCCAAGGAACGCGACCCCGGCACCGACGTGGTGCTGCTGGAATCCGGCCTGTGCGGACACGCCGCCTCGGGACGCAATGGCGGATTCTGTTCCGCCAGCCTCACCCACGGCCTGGCCAACGGGATGGAACGCTTTCCGGACGAGATCGCCGAGCTCGAACGCCTCGGCCGCGGCAACCTCGACGATATCGAGAAGGCCATCCTGCGCTACGGCATCGACTGCGATTTCGCGCGCACCGGCGAGATGGAGGTCGCCACCGCACCCCACGAGGTGGACTGGCTGCGCGAAAGCCACGATGCGGCCGAATCCCTCGGCTACCGCACCGAATTGCTGAACGCCGCCCAGGTGCGGAACCTGGTGCATTCGCCCACCTATCTGGGCGGCTGGTGGGATCGCGACGGCGTCGCCATGCTCGATCCGGCGCGGCTGGCGTGGGGATTGCGGCGCGCCTGTGTGGAATCGGGGGTGCGGATCTACGAAGGCACTCCCGTGCAACGCATTTCGAAATCCTGCGGCACGCTGACGCTGCACACCCCGCACGGTGAGGTGCGCGCGCCGCGAGTCGCGTTGTGCACCAGCGCTTTCGCCGGACCGGTGCCTAAAGTCTCCCGGCATGTGGTGCCGGTCTACGACTACGCGCTGATGACCGAACCGCTCACCGCGCGACAGCTCGACAGCATCGGCTGGCACACCCGCATGGGACTCGGGGACGCCTCCTACCGCTTCCACTACTACCGGCTGACCAGCGACAACCGAATCCTGTTCGGCGGCTACGACGCCATCTACCACTTCGGCAACCGCATCGCGCCCACCCTGGAATCCAACGAGGCCACCTTCGAAACCCTGGCCCGGCACTTCTTCCAGACCTTCCCGCAACTCGACGGGCTGCGCTTCACCCACCGCTGGGGCGGGGTCATCGACACCTGCGGGCGGTTCTGCGCCTTCTTCGGCTCGGCCTACAAGGGCAAACTCGTCTACGCCGCCGGGTACACCGGGCTCGGTGTCGGCGCGACCCGCTTCGGCGCGGAGGTCATGCTGGACCGGCTGTGGGGCCTCGACACCGAACGAACCCGCCTGCGCATGGTGCGTTCGCGGCCGCTGCCGCTGCCGCCGGAACCGTTGCGGTCCGCGGGAATTCACCTCACCCGCTGGTCGCTGGCCCGCGCCGACGCCCGGCAGGGCCGGCGCAACCTGTGGCTGAAAACCCTGGACTACACCGGTTTGGGCTTCGACAGCTGA
- a CDS encoding metallophosphoesterase: MKYVPRAVMLLAIPALLFALPWWLLVYTALSGPWFWCGTAVFVLGYLTLPASMLLGHGPRQSDAASLVGDTLLGVMWVLFTWSAIGAVLRGVLAVAGVDDPARSRGVALGVLAVSAALTAWAIYEARRLPRVRTVEVEIPGLGAGVDGLRLVVVTDTHFAATDRLRWSERVVETVNAQRPDIACHAGDLADGSVAKRKAQVDPLGKVEAEYGRYYITGNHEYFGDAPGWIDHMAGLGWRPMRNEHQVITRDGDSLVLAGIDDPTGAALPGHGPDIRTALAGADPALPVVLLAHQPKQVTDAVAAGVALQISGHTHGGQIWPFRYLVRLDQPVVAGLSRHGARTQLYTSRGTGFWGPQLRLFAPSEITVLILRAPR; encoded by the coding sequence GTGAAGTACGTTCCGCGCGCGGTCATGTTGCTCGCGATCCCCGCGCTCCTGTTCGCCCTGCCGTGGTGGCTGCTGGTCTACACCGCACTGTCGGGCCCCTGGTTCTGGTGCGGCACAGCCGTATTCGTGCTCGGCTACCTCACCTTGCCGGCGAGCATGTTGCTCGGGCACGGCCCGCGGCAGTCGGATGCGGCGTCGCTGGTGGGCGACACGCTGCTGGGCGTGATGTGGGTGCTGTTCACCTGGTCGGCGATCGGCGCGGTGCTGCGGGGCGTGCTCGCGGTGGCGGGCGTGGACGATCCGGCGCGCTCGCGCGGTGTGGCGCTCGGGGTGCTGGCGGTGTCGGCGGCGTTGACCGCGTGGGCGATCTACGAGGCGCGGCGGCTGCCGCGGGTGCGCACGGTCGAGGTGGAGATCCCCGGGCTCGGAGCCGGTGTGGACGGACTGCGCCTGGTGGTGGTCACCGACACCCATTTCGCCGCGACCGATCGGCTGCGCTGGTCGGAGCGGGTGGTCGAGACGGTCAATGCCCAGCGTCCCGATATCGCCTGTCACGCGGGCGATCTCGCGGACGGCTCGGTGGCCAAGCGGAAGGCGCAGGTCGATCCGCTGGGCAAGGTGGAGGCCGAGTACGGCCGCTACTACATCACGGGCAATCACGAGTACTTCGGTGACGCGCCGGGCTGGATCGATCACATGGCCGGGCTGGGCTGGCGGCCGATGCGCAACGAACACCAGGTCATCACCCGCGACGGCGACAGCCTGGTGCTCGCCGGCATCGACGATCCCACCGGCGCCGCGCTGCCCGGGCACGGCCCCGATATCCGCACCGCGCTGGCCGGGGCGGACCCGGCGCTGCCGGTGGTGCTGCTAGCGCATCAGCCCAAGCAGGTCACCGATGCGGTGGCCGCCGGTGTGGCGCTGCAGATTTCGGGGCATACGCACGGCGGTCAGATCTGGCCGTTCCGCTATCTGGTCCGCCTGGATCAGCCGGTGGTCGCCGGACTGTCGCGGCACGGTGCGCGGACTCAGCTGTACACCAGTCGCGGCACCGGTTTCTGGGGGCCGCAGCTGCGACTGTTCGCCCCCAGCGAGATCACCGTGCTGATCCTGCGCGCGCCCCGCTGA
- a CDS encoding HD domain-containing protein, which yields MGNSLHADLLERWTALAGPAARSVGEDLVRRYSEPHRRYHTVEHLAAMLAVIDDLAADAEDLDAVRYAAFFHDAVYDVDGVDNEEASARLAETTLPALGVEAATVAETARLVRLTGGHHPEPDDRNGAVLCDADLAILAADESAYFAYAAAVRAEYAQVPDELFRKGRAAVLSALAEQPELFRTPTARARYEAAARANLAAEIAALTGDHSIVSEDDLS from the coding sequence ATGGGGAACAGCCTGCACGCGGATCTGCTCGAGCGCTGGACGGCCTTGGCCGGGCCGGCGGCGCGTTCGGTGGGGGAGGATCTGGTGCGCCGCTACAGCGAACCGCATCGCCGCTATCACACCGTCGAGCATCTGGCGGCCATGCTGGCGGTGATCGACGATCTGGCCGCCGACGCCGAGGATCTGGACGCGGTTCGCTACGCCGCCTTCTTCCACGATGCCGTCTACGACGTGGACGGCGTGGACAACGAGGAGGCCAGCGCCCGCCTGGCCGAAACCACCTTGCCCGCACTGGGAGTCGAGGCCGCGACGGTCGCCGAGACGGCGCGGCTGGTGCGCCTGACCGGCGGCCATCACCCGGAGCCGGACGATCGCAATGGCGCGGTGCTCTGCGATGCCGATCTGGCGATCCTCGCCGCCGATGAATCCGCCTACTTCGCCTACGCCGCGGCCGTGCGCGCCGAATACGCGCAGGTTCCCGACGAATTGTTCCGCAAGGGCCGGGCCGCGGTGCTCAGCGCGCTGGCCGAGCAGCCCGAGCTGTTCCGCACGCCGACGGCCCGGGCGCGCTACGAGGCCGCCGCGCGCGCCAATCTGGCGGCCGAGATCGCTGCCCTCACCGGCGATCACTCGATCGTTTCGGAGGATGATCTCTCGTGA
- a CDS encoding TetR family transcriptional regulator, translated as MNVETTPRRSDATRAAILAAARRRFAQDGYRKATIRAIAADADIDPSMVMRYYGNKDGLFDAALDVDLELPDLAAAAPDSLGALIARRFLELWEQQPTSDILLTLIRSSLTDEMVVERTQRIFAQQLMPAVLRFGDPSDAPHRAGLIAAQILGLALCRYVLRLPPVVALTHEQIVADVGPTIQRYLTLGTA; from the coding sequence ATGAATGTGGAGACGACTCCCCGGCGCTCGGACGCCACCCGCGCCGCCATTCTCGCGGCCGCCCGCCGCCGCTTCGCCCAGGACGGCTACCGCAAGGCGACCATCCGCGCCATCGCCGCCGACGCGGACATCGACCCGTCCATGGTGATGCGCTACTACGGCAACAAGGACGGATTGTTCGACGCCGCACTGGATGTCGATCTGGAACTGCCGGATCTGGCTGCCGCGGCGCCGGATTCGCTGGGCGCGCTGATCGCGCGCCGCTTCCTCGAGCTGTGGGAGCAGCAGCCGACCAGCGACATCCTGCTCACCCTCATCCGGTCGTCGCTGACCGACGAGATGGTGGTCGAACGCACACAGCGCATCTTCGCCCAGCAGCTCATGCCCGCGGTGCTGCGTTTCGGTGATCCGTCGGACGCCCCGCACCGCGCCGGGTTGATCGCCGCGCAGATTCTCGGACTCGCCCTGTGCCGCTACGTGTTGCGGCTGCCGCCGGTGGTGGCGCTCACTCACGAGCAGATCGTCGCCGACGTCGGTCCCACGATTCAGCGATATCTCACACTCGGTACGGCGTGA
- a CDS encoding SMP-30/gluconolactonase/LRE family protein, whose amino-acid sequence MSMQPHRWTPPTATPRARQSQSQPPMPPLTRLEVPGAGPEDVVVAADGRVVAGLADGSLVAVDPGTGTVETIGHTGGRPLGLHAESDGALLICDADRGLLRLDKPGGQLEVLVSEVDGQPLNFTSNVVADGDTVYFSESTRRWKLHEYMGDMLEHSETGRLLRRNPDGSVETLVDGLKFANGIVLAPDRSCVLVAETGGYRITRYWLSGPRAGTHDRFVENLPAFPDNMGLGSDGLIWVALVSLRNPLLDTLLPLPGVLRRLVWAIPERLQPKPARTVWVQAFDFDGRLVHDLQREGSDYAMVTGVAEQDGVIYLGSLSESAIGVTRVP is encoded by the coding sequence ATGTCGATGCAGCCCCACCGCTGGACGCCTCCCACCGCGACCCCGCGCGCCCGCCAATCCCAGAGCCAACCGCCGATGCCGCCGCTGACCCGGCTCGAAGTGCCCGGCGCGGGACCGGAGGACGTCGTGGTCGCGGCCGACGGGCGGGTCGTCGCGGGCCTCGCCGACGGGTCGCTGGTGGCCGTCGATCCCGGCACCGGCACGGTCGAGACCATCGGGCACACCGGCGGCCGCCCGCTCGGGCTGCACGCGGAATCCGATGGCGCCCTGCTGATCTGCGATGCCGACCGCGGGCTGCTGCGCCTGGACAAGCCGGGCGGGCAGCTCGAGGTCCTGGTGTCCGAGGTCGACGGGCAGCCGTTGAACTTCACCAGCAATGTGGTCGCCGACGGGGACACCGTCTACTTCTCCGAATCGACCCGGCGCTGGAAACTCCACGAGTACATGGGCGACATGCTCGAACACTCCGAAACCGGGCGACTGCTGCGCCGCAATCCGGACGGCAGCGTCGAAACCCTGGTCGACGGGCTGAAATTCGCCAACGGCATCGTGCTGGCGCCCGATCGCTCCTGTGTGCTGGTCGCCGAGACCGGCGGCTACCGCATCACCCGCTACTGGCTCAGCGGCCCTCGGGCGGGCACCCATGATCGCTTCGTCGAGAACCTGCCCGCTTTTCCCGACAATATGGGGCTCGGCAGCGACGGGCTGATCTGGGTGGCGCTGGTGTCGTTGCGAAATCCGTTGCTGGACACGCTGCTTCCGCTGCCCGGCGTACTGCGGCGGCTGGTATGGGCGATTCCCGAACGGCTGCAACCGAAGCCGGCGCGCACGGTGTGGGTGCAGGCGTTCGACTTCGACGGGCGGCTGGTGCACGACCTGCAGCGCGAGGGCAGCGATTACGCCATGGTGACCGGCGTCGCCGAACAGGACGGGGTGATCTACCTGGGCAGCCTCAGCGAATCGGCGATCGGCGTCACCCGCGTGCCCTAG
- a CDS encoding MFS transporter, with translation MQYPVTKRAFGLAILVLSGLQLMVVLDGTVMILALPRLQEQLGLSSAGSAWTVTAYGLPFAGLMLLGGRLGDSFGRKRMLILGVALFTIASAFCGTAQNEAWLIAARALQGTGAAIAAPTAFALVASTYAPGPARNQAVAIFGSMVGVGSVGGLVIGGALTQVDWRWIFWINVPIGLLIVWGAVYQLRDTAHHRMSMDVRGAILGTLACVSIVFGATEGPEMGWGSPVILGTLIGGFVLLIVFVLAERNVDNPLLPWSLFDSRDRVMTFAAIFLASGVLGATTFFVAQFLQNVLRYSPLQAGLASIPFTLGAGVGTAVASKACMYVKARWLLLAAAAVLSGALYFGSTLDSSADYFPTLLVMMSIVGFCIGTAIVILPLCVLVGVDMAHIGPLSAVGQMFMNMGTPFAVGVLSPVALSRTLSLDKSATGKVSEMAQHQIDALGHGYTFVLLVCALGTAVMGLLALTLRYTPQQLAQAQHAQDEAQKS, from the coding sequence ATGCAGTATCCGGTGACCAAGCGGGCGTTCGGGCTCGCCATTCTCGTCCTCAGCGGGCTGCAGCTGATGGTCGTACTCGACGGCACCGTCATGATTCTGGCGCTACCGCGACTACAAGAGCAGCTCGGACTCTCGAGCGCGGGCAGCGCCTGGACGGTGACCGCCTACGGTCTCCCGTTCGCGGGCCTGATGCTGCTGGGCGGGCGCCTGGGCGACTCGTTCGGCCGCAAGCGAATGCTGATCCTCGGTGTCGCGCTGTTCACCATCGCCTCGGCATTCTGCGGCACCGCGCAGAACGAGGCGTGGCTGATCGCGGCCCGCGCCCTGCAGGGCACCGGTGCGGCCATTGCCGCGCCGACCGCGTTCGCGCTGGTGGCTTCCACCTACGCGCCCGGCCCGGCCCGCAACCAGGCGGTCGCCATCTTCGGATCCATGGTCGGCGTCGGCTCGGTCGGCGGTCTGGTCATCGGCGGCGCGCTGACCCAGGTGGATTGGCGCTGGATCTTCTGGATCAATGTGCCGATCGGCCTGCTCATCGTGTGGGGCGCGGTCTACCAGTTGCGCGACACCGCTCACCACCGCATGTCGATGGATGTGCGCGGCGCGATCCTGGGCACCCTGGCCTGCGTGTCGATCGTGTTCGGCGCCACCGAGGGCCCCGAAATGGGTTGGGGCTCACCGGTCATCCTCGGCACCCTGATCGGCGGGTTCGTGCTGCTGATCGTGTTCGTGCTGGCCGAACGCAATGTCGACAATCCGCTGCTGCCGTGGTCGCTGTTCGACAGCCGCGATCGCGTGATGACCTTCGCCGCCATCTTCCTGGCCTCCGGCGTGCTCGGCGCGACCACCTTCTTCGTCGCCCAGTTCCTGCAGAACGTGCTGCGCTACAGCCCCTTGCAGGCTGGTCTGGCCAGCATCCCGTTCACCCTGGGCGCGGGTGTCGGTACCGCGGTGGCGTCCAAGGCGTGCATGTACGTGAAGGCGCGCTGGCTGTTGCTGGCGGCCGCGGCGGTGCTGTCGGGTGCGCTGTATTTCGGTTCCACGCTGGACAGTTCGGCCGACTACTTCCCGACGCTGCTGGTCATGATGTCGATCGTCGGCTTCTGCATCGGCACCGCCATCGTGATCCTGCCGCTGTGCGTGCTGGTCGGCGTCGACATGGCCCATATCGGCCCGCTGTCGGCGGTCGGGCAGATGTTCATGAACATGGGCACGCCGTTCGCGGTCGGCGTGCTGAGCCCGGTCGCGTTGTCGCGCACGCTGTCGCTGGACAAGAGCGCGACCGGCAAGGTGAGCGAGATGGCGCAGCACCAGATCGACGCGCTGGGCCACGGCTACACCTTCGTCCTGCTGGTGTGCGCGCTGGGCACGGCGGTCATGGGGCTGCTGGCGTTGACGTTGCGGTACACCCCACAGCAGCTGGCCCAGGCGCAGCACGCGCAGGACGAAGCGCAGAAGAGCTAG